One segment of Syngnathus scovelli strain Florida chromosome 6, RoL_Ssco_1.2, whole genome shotgun sequence DNA contains the following:
- the LOC125970876 gene encoding LHFPL tetraspan subfamily member 3 protein isoform X1 has translation MIPASAAAMLPSAEAAKLYQTNYVRNSRVIGLLWAIFTILFGIVNVTIFSQPYWIGDGVDTPQAGYFGLFHYCIGDGISRELACQGSFTEFSAIPSRAFKAASFFIGMSMMLVVTCIGCFSLFFLLSTSTVYKICGWMHAAAGVCLVLGCMIYPDGWDSDEVRRMCGEQTDKYSLGACSMRWAYILAIMGILDALILSFLAFVLGNRQDGLMTEELLAESKGSCGPQRTIPSTSHDRMEEERKPATFHQLSKSPQPLSPPVCLQPPYVILQHLDQAGVIHIQPRATPFA, from the exons atgATACCCGCTAGCGCCGCAGCAATGTTACCGTCTGCAGAAGCTGCCAAACTGTACCAGACCAATTACGTCCGAAACTCTCGCGTCATCGGACTCCTGTGGGCCATATTCACCATCCTGTTCGGCATCGTGAACGTGACCATCTTCTCGCAGCCCTATTGGATCGGCGATGGCGTGGACACGCCGCAGGCCGGCTACTTCGGCCTCTTCCACTACTGCATCGGGGACGGGATCTCCAGGGAGCTAGCCTGCCAGGGTAGCTTCACTGAGTTCTCCGCCATCCCGTCCAGAGCCTTCAAGGCCGCCTCGTTCTTCATCGGGATGTCCATGATGCTGGTGGTCACCTGCATCGGATGCTTCTCGCTCTTCTTCCTTCTCAGCACTTCCACCGTGTACAAGATCTGTGGCTGGATGCACGCTGCGGCAG GTGTGTGTCTGGTACTGGGCTGCATGATCTACCCTGATGGCTGGGACAGCGACGAAGTGCGACGGATGTGCGGGGAGCAGACGGACAAGTACAGCCTGGGGGCCTGCTCCATGCGCTGGGCCTACATCCTTGCCATCATGGGCATCCTGGATGCGCTCATCCTCTCCTTCCTGGCTTTTGTCCTCGGGAATCGACAGGACGGCCTCATGACCGAGGAGTTGCTGGCTGAGAGCAAGG GCTCCTGTGGTCCACAGAGAACCATCCCTTCAACATCACACGACAGGATGGAGGAGGAGCGGAAACCAGCTACTTTCCATCAACTTTCCAAAAGCCCTCAGCCATTGTCCCCTCCTGTTTGCTTGCAGCCCCCTTACGTCATCCTCCAGCATTTAGACCAAGCCGGTGTAATACACATTCAACCCAGAGCAACCCCCTTTGCATAG
- the LOC125970876 gene encoding LHFPL tetraspan subfamily member 3 protein isoform X2 → MIPASAAAMLPSAEAAKLYQTNYVRNSRVIGLLWAIFTILFGIVNVTIFSQPYWIGDGVDTPQAGYFGLFHYCIGDGISRELACQGSFTEFSAIPSRAFKAASFFIGMSMMLVVTCIGCFSLFFLLSTSTVYKICGWMHAAAGVCLVLGCMIYPDGWDSDEVRRMCGEQTDKYSLGACSMRWAYILAIMGILDALILSFLAFVLGNRQDGLMTEELLAESKEGGNA, encoded by the exons atgATACCCGCTAGCGCCGCAGCAATGTTACCGTCTGCAGAAGCTGCCAAACTGTACCAGACCAATTACGTCCGAAACTCTCGCGTCATCGGACTCCTGTGGGCCATATTCACCATCCTGTTCGGCATCGTGAACGTGACCATCTTCTCGCAGCCCTATTGGATCGGCGATGGCGTGGACACGCCGCAGGCCGGCTACTTCGGCCTCTTCCACTACTGCATCGGGGACGGGATCTCCAGGGAGCTAGCCTGCCAGGGTAGCTTCACTGAGTTCTCCGCCATCCCGTCCAGAGCCTTCAAGGCCGCCTCGTTCTTCATCGGGATGTCCATGATGCTGGTGGTCACCTGCATCGGATGCTTCTCGCTCTTCTTCCTTCTCAGCACTTCCACCGTGTACAAGATCTGTGGCTGGATGCACGCTGCGGCAG GTGTGTGTCTGGTACTGGGCTGCATGATCTACCCTGATGGCTGGGACAGCGACGAAGTGCGACGGATGTGCGGGGAGCAGACGGACAAGTACAGCCTGGGGGCCTGCTCCATGCGCTGGGCCTACATCCTTGCCATCATGGGCATCCTGGATGCGCTCATCCTCTCCTTCCTGGCTTTTGTCCTCGGGAATCGACAGGACGGCCTCATGACCGAGGAGTTGCTGGCTGAGAGCAAGG agggaGGCAATGCTTAG